A single genomic interval of Cryomorphaceae bacterium 1068 harbors:
- a CDS encoding C40 family peptidase: MNEQLGCIAIPLAPGRREPSDKSEMITQLLFGEVYQVLEEQKKWILIRNEADQYECWIDRKQHSAISEKLNLGQTIRSTIAPLVSENQTWFLPAGSKVNHGMFSIGKRKFSFDGPNDPIKKDPILYANQLLGAPYLWGGKSILGIDCSGFVQVVYSCCGIQLPRDAYQQAEVGETVDFVETARAGDLAYFDNEEGRITHVGLMLDGEHIIHASGSVRIDRIDHEGIYNSETESYSHRLRIVKRVIQ, from the coding sequence ATGAACGAACAATTAGGGTGCATTGCTATACCGCTGGCTCCTGGACGACGAGAGCCAAGCGACAAGAGTGAAATGATCACACAGCTTCTTTTTGGTGAAGTTTATCAAGTTCTGGAAGAGCAAAAAAAGTGGATATTGATTCGAAACGAAGCCGATCAATATGAATGCTGGATAGATCGGAAGCAACACTCAGCTATTTCAGAAAAGTTGAATTTGGGCCAGACCATCCGATCCACAATTGCTCCACTAGTCAGCGAAAATCAAACATGGTTTTTACCGGCAGGATCCAAAGTAAACCATGGCATGTTTTCAATAGGTAAACGGAAATTCTCATTTGACGGTCCAAATGATCCCATAAAAAAAGATCCCATTCTATACGCCAATCAATTGTTGGGAGCCCCATATCTCTGGGGAGGTAAGTCTATTCTCGGTATCGACTGCTCGGGGTTTGTCCAAGTCGTTTACTCTTGCTGTGGAATTCAACTGCCTCGAGATGCCTACCAGCAAGCAGAGGTTGGAGAAACTGTAGATTTTGTAGAAACTGCTCGGGCAGGAGATTTGGCCTACTTTGATAACGAAGAAGGACGCATCACTCACGTCGGGCTCATGTTGGATGGCGAGCACATTATTCATGCAAGTGGATCGGTAAGAATCGACCGAATTGACCACGAAGGAATCTACAATAGCGAAACTGAATCATACAGTCACAGGCTAAGAATAGTTAAGCGCGTTATTCAGTAG
- a CDS encoding efflux RND transporter periplasmic adaptor subunit has product MKNKILPIALGAVAVIALIYFLTSASDSESTGVMATAKKGKFVVDITTTGELEAKNSVQILGPQGTRNYRIWNMTIQDIIDEGTFVRKGDYVAQLDPTELTNKIKDSQLEMEKIESQFIQTKLDTTLEMRKSRDELINLNYAVDEMQLKLDQSQYEPPATIRQAEIDLTKAKRAYEQAKENYKIKREQNIAKMQEVTLNKQKEQRNLDGMMALMQSFTITAPEDGMLIYKKDWNGQSVGKGSQISAWDPVVATLPDLSTMISITYVNEVDIRKVKEGQQVELGLDAFPEKKLSGDVIKVANVGEQRPNSDAKIFQVNIVLNERDDLLKPSMTTSNQIITDTQEEVLHIPIEGLFNQDDSITYVFKKSGLSVEKQEVMVGATNTNEVVILAGLNEGDQVFLNRIPDMDDDKVNLIAEMDGKRNEKKKTIEEEEITAKDQKEGRGGKRGKGGKRPSGK; this is encoded by the coding sequence ATGAAAAATAAGATTCTCCCGATTGCATTAGGGGCAGTGGCAGTCATTGCTCTCATTTACTTTCTTACCTCCGCGTCAGATTCTGAATCGACTGGAGTTATGGCTACCGCGAAAAAAGGAAAATTCGTAGTGGACATAACAACCACAGGGGAGCTTGAGGCAAAAAATTCAGTTCAAATTCTAGGACCTCAGGGAACGAGAAACTATCGTATTTGGAACATGACGATTCAGGATATTATCGACGAAGGTACATTCGTAAGAAAAGGTGATTATGTCGCCCAGCTCGACCCAACAGAACTGACCAATAAAATTAAAGACAGTCAGTTAGAGATGGAAAAAATTGAATCACAATTTATCCAGACAAAACTGGACACCACTTTGGAGATGCGAAAATCAAGAGATGAGTTGATCAACTTGAATTATGCCGTAGACGAAATGCAGCTCAAATTGGATCAAAGTCAGTATGAACCGCCCGCTACCATTAGGCAAGCCGAAATCGATTTAACAAAAGCCAAGCGTGCCTACGAACAAGCCAAAGAAAATTACAAGATCAAACGAGAACAGAACATTGCCAAAATGCAGGAGGTGACCCTTAATAAACAAAAGGAGCAGCGGAACCTAGACGGCATGATGGCACTGATGCAGTCTTTCACCATCACAGCTCCTGAAGATGGAATGTTGATCTATAAGAAAGATTGGAACGGTCAATCCGTTGGAAAAGGATCTCAAATCAGTGCTTGGGATCCGGTGGTAGCTACCCTACCCGACTTGAGTACTATGATTTCCATCACTTACGTGAATGAAGTCGATATCAGAAAAGTAAAAGAAGGTCAACAGGTAGAGCTCGGGTTGGATGCTTTCCCTGAAAAGAAACTAAGTGGAGATGTGATCAAGGTGGCTAATGTAGGAGAGCAGCGCCCCAATTCTGACGCAAAGATTTTTCAAGTTAACATTGTTCTGAATGAGCGTGATGATTTACTGAAACCCTCTATGACCACCAGTAATCAAATCATCACAGATACTCAAGAAGAAGTGCTTCATATTCCTATTGAAGGATTGTTCAATCAAGATGACTCAATAACCTATGTATTTAAAAAGTCAGGGTTGAGCGTTGAAAAACAGGAAGTGATGGTAGGTGCTACGAACACGAATGAGGTCGTAATTTTGGCTGGCTTGAACGAAGGAGATCAGGTGTTCTTGAATCGAATTCCCGATATGGATGACGACAAAGTGAATTTAATCGCTGAAATGGACGGCAAGAGAAACGAGAAAAAGAAAACAATAGAGGAAGAAGAGATTACAGCCAAAGACCAAAAGGAAGGCAGAGGTGGCAAACGTGGTAAGGGAGGTAAAAGACCATCAGGTAAATGA
- a CDS encoding cold shock domain-containing protein encodes MNKGTVKFFNETKGFGFIIEDDSKKEHFVHVSGLIDEVREGDEVEFDLKEGKKGLNAVNVKVV; translated from the coding sequence ATGAATAAAGGAACAGTAAAGTTCTTCAACGAAACCAAAGGATTTGGATTTATCATTGAAGACGACAGTAAAAAAGAGCACTTCGTGCACGTATCAGGTTTGATCGATGAGGTCCGTGAAGGTGACGAAGTAGAATTTGACCTCAAAGAGGGCAAAAAAGGTTTGAATGCAGTCAACGTAAAAGTTGTTTAA
- a CDS encoding nuclear transport factor 2 family protein — translation MKKLLFIFCFSASTLFAQNPVEVVQAQLDAYNSQDIESFAAVFAEDAKLYMNLGDTVPTISGRQEIKRRYGEMFRANPNNKSTLIGRMTQGNFVFDHEWITGRDKPLKIMAIYEVENGLIVRCWFPR, via the coding sequence ATGAAAAAGCTCCTTTTCATTTTTTGTTTTTCAGCTTCTACCTTATTCGCTCAAAATCCTGTTGAAGTTGTTCAAGCGCAGCTAGACGCATACAACAGTCAGGATATTGAATCCTTCGCAGCAGTATTTGCAGAGGACGCAAAACTGTACATGAACCTCGGCGATACGGTTCCAACTATCTCAGGTCGTCAAGAAATCAAAAGGCGGTATGGGGAAATGTTCAGAGCTAATCCAAACAACAAGTCCACCTTGATTGGAAGGATGACTCAAGGCAACTTTGTGTTTGACCATGAATGGATCACCGGTCGGGATAAGCCACTAAAAATCATGGCAATTTATGAGGTGGAGAATGGCTTGATAGTCCGTTGCTGGTTTCCCAGGTAA
- a CDS encoding n-acetylglutamate synthase produces MNYHKKKFRPISNSENGEVSDDMIFFYSQEGNVLTCIYNGANIIKGQLIGLVDTEGRIEMRYHQVNRNGELMTGICQSTPETLENGKIRLHERWRWTSGDGTAGESILEEI; encoded by the coding sequence TTGAACTACCACAAAAAAAAGTTCCGTCCGATTTCTAATTCTGAAAACGGGGAGGTCTCAGATGATATGATCTTTTTCTATTCCCAGGAAGGAAATGTGCTGACTTGCATTTACAATGGTGCAAATATTATCAAAGGTCAACTCATCGGTTTGGTAGATACTGAAGGAAGAATAGAAATGCGTTACCATCAAGTAAATCGAAATGGAGAGTTGATGACAGGAATTTGTCAGTCGACTCCCGAGACGTTAGAAAATGGAAAAATACGCCTACACGAAAGATGGAGATGGACTTCAGGAGACGGCACCGCAGGTGAATCGATATTAGAGGAAATATGA
- a CDS encoding dihydrofolate reductase family protein: MNNRKLILYISCSVDGFIAKPNDDLSFLEKVQVEGEDYGYYDFMSTVDAVIVGRKTYDWVIGQGYEFPHKDKESYIITREVKAKEGNVTFYNGDLMSLVEKLKSVPGKNIFCDGGSRVANMLFREKLFDEIILSIIPVILGNGTPLFEKGIPEKELELVSSESFKTGLVQLHYKMK; encoded by the coding sequence ATGAACAACCGAAAGCTCATACTATATATCTCCTGCTCAGTTGATGGCTTCATAGCTAAGCCAAACGATGATTTGAGCTTTTTGGAAAAAGTCCAAGTAGAAGGTGAAGACTACGGATATTATGACTTTATGTCAACAGTCGATGCCGTGATAGTGGGTCGTAAAACCTACGATTGGGTGATTGGTCAAGGGTATGAATTTCCGCACAAGGACAAAGAATCTTACATCATTACCCGTGAGGTAAAAGCTAAGGAGGGAAATGTGACTTTTTACAATGGTGATCTGATGAGCTTGGTGGAAAAACTAAAGTCAGTACCAGGGAAGAACATCTTTTGCGATGGAGGATCGAGAGTAGCCAATATGCTATTTAGGGAGAAGCTTTTTGATGAAATCATACTATCTATTATCCCCGTTATTCTTGGCAATGGCACTCCCCTTTTCGAAAAAGGCATTCCTGAAAAAGAGCTGGAATTGGTATCAAGTGAGTCTTTCAAAACAGGCTTGGTACAACTTCACTATAAAATGAAGTGA
- a CDS encoding c-type cytochrome produces MRITLALALVALLVSCQNDKQEPPTSEFSVFEVPAHFPDPVYDFDGNPITEEGFKLGRKLFYDKRLSRGSQVSCGSCHAQVHAFADHGVPLSFGVDGKEGKRNSPGLYNLAWTEAFMWDGGINHIEVMPVAPITDSVEMDISLADLLDYLQNETEYPEEFETAFGSNEITTTNLLKALAQFQGSIVSDGSRYDQYLKGLYIPTEQQMRGMDLFEANCSGCHAGVLQTDFSYRNNGLDSDFTDLGRGRVTQNLADNGKFRVPSLRNVALTNPYMHDGRLFTLEQVLDHYSEGIVASETLDPVLANGIPLSEDEKEDIIEFLYTLSDFELLGDHRFSEPAK; encoded by the coding sequence ATGAGAATCACCTTAGCACTTGCACTGGTGGCGCTCTTAGTATCTTGTCAGAATGATAAACAGGAACCTCCGACTTCAGAATTTTCTGTCTTCGAGGTTCCTGCTCATTTTCCCGATCCGGTTTACGATTTCGATGGAAATCCGATAACCGAAGAAGGCTTTAAGCTCGGGCGAAAGCTCTTTTACGACAAGAGACTCTCAAGAGGATCACAAGTTTCCTGCGGTAGTTGTCATGCACAAGTTCACGCTTTTGCCGACCATGGAGTTCCGTTGAGTTTCGGAGTAGATGGCAAAGAGGGGAAGCGAAATTCACCTGGTTTATACAACCTGGCTTGGACGGAAGCTTTCATGTGGGATGGTGGTATCAACCACATTGAAGTGATGCCGGTTGCTCCCATTACCGATTCTGTAGAAATGGATATTTCTCTGGCCGACCTGTTGGATTACCTTCAGAACGAAACCGAATACCCCGAGGAGTTTGAGACTGCTTTCGGTTCAAACGAAATCACCACGACCAACCTTCTCAAAGCATTGGCTCAATTTCAGGGCTCGATCGTTTCTGACGGAAGTCGATACGATCAATACCTCAAGGGCCTATACATCCCTACTGAACAACAAATGCGGGGAATGGACCTTTTCGAAGCCAATTGCTCAGGATGCCATGCAGGCGTTTTACAGACCGATTTCTCTTATAGAAATAATGGACTAGATTCTGATTTCACCGACTTGGGTCGAGGAAGGGTTACACAGAATCTTGCTGATAATGGAAAGTTCCGCGTGCCAAGTCTGCGCAATGTGGCACTCACCAATCCCTATATGCACGACGGAAGGCTTTTCACCTTAGAGCAAGTCCTCGACCATTACAGTGAGGGAATTGTGGCATCCGAAACACTCGATCCCGTTTTGGCTAATGGTATCCCATTATCGGAAGACGAGAAGGAAGACATCATTGAATTTTTATACACTCTTAGCGATTTCGAGCTCTTGGGAGATCATCGCTTTTCAGAACCTGCAAAATGA
- a CDS encoding mechanosensitive ion channel, which yields MDLSSLEPYMDQLTELIVTYGGTVLLAIIFLIVGLWVIKRIVKVLGKTMSKREVDESLQPFLKSLVGALLKVMLIISVVSMLGVQMTSFVAVLGAAGLAVGLALQGSLANFAGGVLILLLKPFKVGDFIDTGSHSGTVREIQIFYTYITTPTNQEIIVPNGDLSNNAVKNFSFHDTRRIDFTFGIGYDDNIDQAKEILMKLITAEDKVLKDPAPIVFIENLNDSSVDFRVRAWSQSSDYWDIVNSMSEKVKKSFDSAGVSIPFPQRDIHVYNEK from the coding sequence ATGGATTTATCAAGTTTAGAACCTTACATGGATCAGTTGACAGAATTGATCGTCACCTATGGAGGTACAGTGTTGTTGGCAATTATATTTCTAATTGTTGGCTTATGGGTGATCAAGAGAATTGTGAAAGTACTCGGTAAAACGATGAGCAAACGAGAGGTAGATGAATCACTTCAGCCTTTTCTAAAGTCGCTGGTAGGCGCACTTCTTAAGGTTATGTTGATCATCTCGGTAGTCAGTATGTTGGGAGTTCAAATGACATCATTTGTTGCCGTACTTGGAGCCGCTGGTTTAGCAGTTGGTTTGGCGCTTCAAGGGAGTTTGGCAAATTTTGCGGGCGGAGTATTGATTTTGCTTTTGAAGCCTTTTAAAGTAGGAGACTTTATCGATACCGGAAGCCACTCAGGTACTGTTCGCGAAATTCAAATTTTCTACACATACATCACGACTCCTACAAATCAGGAAATCATTGTTCCCAACGGAGATTTGAGTAACAATGCCGTGAAGAACTTCTCTTTTCACGATACACGTAGAATAGATTTCACTTTTGGAATCGGATACGATGATAATATCGACCAAGCGAAAGAAATCTTGATGAAGCTCATTACAGCCGAAGATAAAGTGCTGAAAGATCCTGCACCGATAGTTTTTATTGAGAATCTTAACGATAGCTCTGTTGATTTCCGCGTAAGAGCGTGGTCTCAAAGTTCTGACTACTGGGATATTGTAAACTCAATGTCAGAGAAGGTGAAGAAATCATTTGACTCTGCAGGTGTAAGTATTCCTTTCCCTCAGAGAGATATTCACGTCTACAACGAGAAATAA
- a CDS encoding T9SS type A sorting domain-containing protein: MRRIYFLLIFLFAWSLTAVGQEADVSSNPIDSIRHQSSGVFTNPVSAKEDLIHPNPSEGIFNLTSVTEGDDISVFDGTGRMVFNTRGEESKVKIDLTHLEKGIYLVIVRDQNKKLKVNQKVMIK; the protein is encoded by the coding sequence ATGCGCCGAATATATTTTCTGCTCATTTTCTTGTTTGCTTGGAGCCTCACGGCTGTTGGTCAGGAGGCTGATGTGAGCTCTAATCCCATTGATAGCATCCGACATCAAAGCAGCGGTGTGTTTACTAATCCGGTTTCAGCAAAAGAAGATCTCATCCACCCCAATCCATCCGAGGGAATCTTCAATCTTACTTCTGTAACAGAAGGAGACGATATAAGTGTATTTGACGGTACAGGAAGGATGGTGTTCAACACAAGAGGAGAAGAATCAAAGGTGAAGATTGACCTAACTCACCTTGAAAAAGGGATTTACCTCGTAATTGTGCGCGATCAGAATAAAAAGCTTAAGGTCAACCAAAAGGTGATGATTAAGTAA
- a CDS encoding KTSC domain-containing protein produces MKRINEYKKLFQIEGDLELKELKKTYRNLVKEWHPDKFQDEAKKEEAGLKSQVIIDGYHFLVSIAPATKEAQLAEYTNTITNSRIADFKHKGLLLEISFTDGTAYEYFGVKGNVFQKFVNSDKQHRFAKRSIFHSYLYRRVKREPILV; encoded by the coding sequence ATGAAGCGCATCAATGAATACAAGAAACTCTTTCAGATAGAAGGAGATTTGGAGTTGAAGGAACTTAAAAAGACGTACAGGAATCTCGTTAAAGAGTGGCATCCTGATAAATTTCAAGATGAAGCGAAAAAGGAAGAGGCCGGGCTTAAAAGTCAAGTTATCATAGACGGGTACCACTTTTTGGTGAGTATTGCTCCTGCAACAAAAGAAGCGCAGCTTGCTGAGTACACGAATACGATTACCAATTCTCGCATTGCCGATTTCAAGCACAAAGGATTGCTATTAGAAATTAGCTTCACGGACGGTACCGCATATGAGTACTTTGGCGTGAAGGGCAACGTGTTCCAGAAGTTCGTAAACAGTGACAAGCAGCACCGATTTGCCAAACGAAGCATTTTCCATTCGTACTTATATCGCAGAGTGAAGCGCGAACCGATCCTGGTGTAA
- a CDS encoding YkgJ family cysteine cluster protein — MHYQEILEDGSNKKKANKKLVQKLKQKNPRQLDSEAHTAHDEVFEEIDCLKCANCCKTTSPGMKERDVERLAKHLRMRPSTVIETYMFLDSDGDYVFKSAPCPFLGSDNYCSVYESRPTACREYPHTNRKRFQQILNLSLKNTEVCPAVVRVFDKLREKH; from the coding sequence ATGCATTATCAGGAGATTTTAGAGGACGGTAGCAACAAAAAGAAGGCCAACAAAAAGCTGGTTCAAAAGCTGAAGCAGAAGAATCCGAGGCAGCTGGATTCCGAAGCGCATACCGCCCATGATGAAGTTTTTGAAGAGATTGATTGCCTGAAATGTGCAAATTGCTGTAAGACAACCAGTCCAGGCATGAAAGAGCGGGATGTGGAGCGCCTTGCCAAGCACCTCCGAATGCGCCCGTCAACTGTGATCGAGACATATATGTTTCTCGATTCGGATGGGGATTATGTTTTCAAGTCGGCACCTTGTCCCTTTTTGGGAAGCGATAATTATTGCTCGGTATATGAAAGCCGTCCTACCGCTTGTCGAGAATATCCTCATACCAATCGCAAGCGCTTTCAGCAGATTCTCAATCTCTCTTTGAAAAATACGGAAGTATGTCCCGCCGTAGTGCGGGTTTTTGACAAGCTTCGTGAAAAGCATTGA
- a CDS encoding alpha/beta fold hydrolase, with the protein MRTQLAIILLFTSITVLSQKEVELIVESDSATLSGTLLLPEENPTKGVVLFFSGSGPTDRNGNTGVQYTNNSLKMVAEGLAENGIASLRFDKRGIGKSEFNGSEEDLLFDDFVADGKAWLERLKSDARFEQIYTLGHSQGSLVAALVSSDDKVNKFISVAGISVSASDVIYTQLEAQSPFMAAAAAPKLDSLKAGFMVSDPGPPLNTIFRKETQPFLISWFAYDPREVFSKLKKPILIVNGTTDIQVAVGEAEKLHESTRKSELYIVEGMNHVLKDAPEERMANIAVYSEPEKPLSDGLVEHIVSFLSTE; encoded by the coding sequence ATGCGCACTCAACTTGCAATCATACTACTATTTACTTCAATCACCGTTTTATCTCAAAAAGAAGTCGAACTCATTGTTGAGTCGGATTCCGCGACGCTTTCAGGTACTCTGCTTTTGCCTGAAGAAAATCCAACTAAGGGTGTCGTCCTTTTCTTTTCCGGTTCAGGTCCGACTGATCGAAATGGGAATACAGGCGTGCAGTATACCAATAACTCATTAAAAATGGTGGCCGAAGGTTTGGCTGAGAACGGCATAGCAAGTTTAAGATTTGACAAGCGAGGAATAGGCAAAAGCGAGTTTAATGGAAGCGAGGAAGACTTGCTCTTTGATGACTTCGTGGCGGATGGAAAGGCTTGGCTTGAACGATTAAAATCCGATGCTCGTTTCGAGCAGATATACACGCTTGGCCATAGCCAAGGTTCGTTGGTTGCTGCGCTTGTATCAAGTGACGACAAGGTGAATAAGTTCATTTCTGTAGCTGGTATCAGTGTTTCGGCAAGTGATGTGATCTACACGCAGTTAGAGGCCCAATCACCATTTATGGCCGCCGCCGCGGCGCCAAAACTGGATTCCTTGAAAGCAGGATTTATGGTGTCAGATCCAGGCCCGCCTTTGAACACTATATTCAGAAAAGAGACTCAACCCTTTTTGATTTCCTGGTTTGCTTATGATCCCAGAGAAGTATTCTCTAAGCTCAAAAAGCCTATCTTGATTGTGAACGGCACTACAGACATCCAAGTGGCAGTGGGAGAGGCAGAGAAGTTGCACGAATCCACAAGGAAATCAGAACTTTATATAGTTGAAGGAATGAATCACGTCCTCAAAGATGCACCTGAAGAGAGAATGGCAAATATTGCAGTTTACTCAGAGCCTGAAAAGCCACTGAGCGATGGGCTTGTTGAACATATCGTTTCGTTTTTATCGACCGAATAA
- a CDS encoding DUF5916 domain-containing protein: protein MIFWSVLYALLGIFAAMFGRATLLFICTIVLSKLAVSQGVTGSSVNALPTAASIELDGKLDEAVWQNAEKVDQFTQRELILGQPATERTEVAILYDEHNLYIGVWAYDSEPDKIVAKELRRDFDYNLDDNFIIIIDTYLDKRNGFMFVTNPNAARADLQVFNNGGSTDTYWNGVWDVRTTRTAEGWFAEFKIPFFALKYRPERGEQIWGINFERNIRRKREQSRWQGWGRNFDITDVNQAGQLRGLKQLRDERFIEVKPYVLGGAESVDGDEDGVINAGGDINALLSPSYRLNLTFNTDFAQVESDQQQINLTRFPLFFPELREFFLEGNDFFDFGFGGNRIVPFYTRRIGLSDNFETVPIIAGGRLLGKEQNSTLGLMSIQTAAADNTPSTNFTTASWRQDVGEQSVIGAMTVNKINEGRWHTTTGVNGRFSTPRFLGNRNLDVGGAFIQTYNTDEGFDNKAWAYRVFAQYPNDKLNIFTSMQRSPIPFEPEVGLERRSNFREYFATIGLRPRPTKSFTWIRQFDFSPGTITYTQYDDTEELQSFEYEVRFLAFDTRKGESVSFSYLNRAEGLIEDFEIFPGVIIPKETYWWNAWSARFQTFKGRELSLDTRFQFGEFFTGTTFQSTSSILWRASNNFNINLRYEKNIIDLPDGNFETDLVGSRIEYAFSPNVFGSLLNQWNTANDELNVNFRLQVIPKIGTDFFLIVNQIYDTQSGKLDPERGTILAKLIWRFVL, encoded by the coding sequence GTGATTTTTTGGTCTGTCCTTTACGCACTCTTAGGTATCTTCGCGGCCATGTTTGGAAGAGCCACCCTTCTTTTCATATGTACTATCGTGCTGTCAAAGCTAGCCGTTTCGCAAGGCGTAACGGGCAGTTCTGTCAATGCATTACCTACTGCTGCGAGCATTGAGCTGGACGGAAAACTCGATGAAGCCGTTTGGCAAAATGCGGAAAAGGTTGATCAATTTACCCAGCGTGAGTTGATCCTGGGACAGCCGGCAACCGAAAGAACCGAGGTGGCCATTCTATATGATGAGCACAATCTCTATATCGGCGTTTGGGCATATGACTCTGAGCCTGATAAGATTGTCGCGAAGGAACTCCGTCGCGACTTTGACTACAATCTGGATGACAACTTTATCATCATCATTGACACCTACCTTGACAAGAGAAATGGCTTCATGTTTGTCACTAACCCCAATGCGGCCCGAGCTGATCTTCAGGTATTCAATAATGGTGGTTCGACCGATACCTATTGGAATGGAGTTTGGGACGTGCGTACCACTCGAACTGCTGAAGGGTGGTTTGCCGAATTCAAGATTCCATTTTTCGCATTAAAGTACAGGCCTGAACGGGGTGAACAGATATGGGGAATCAACTTTGAACGAAATATTCGCCGTAAGCGAGAACAGTCAAGATGGCAAGGGTGGGGGCGTAATTTTGATATTACCGACGTAAATCAAGCAGGTCAATTACGTGGATTGAAGCAGTTGAGAGATGAGCGATTTATCGAAGTGAAGCCTTATGTGCTGGGTGGAGCTGAGTCAGTAGATGGAGATGAAGACGGTGTGATCAATGCCGGGGGCGATATCAATGCTTTGCTCTCCCCATCGTATCGATTGAACCTAACTTTCAATACCGATTTTGCCCAAGTTGAGTCCGATCAGCAACAGATCAATCTTACGAGATTTCCACTTTTTTTTCCAGAGCTACGCGAGTTTTTCTTGGAAGGAAACGACTTCTTTGATTTCGGTTTTGGGGGAAACCGGATTGTCCCGTTTTACACACGAAGGATTGGGTTGAGTGATAATTTTGAAACGGTACCCATTATAGCGGGTGGTCGACTTTTAGGAAAAGAGCAGAATAGCACCTTAGGCTTGATGAGTATCCAGACTGCTGCTGCTGATAATACTCCCTCTACCAACTTTACTACTGCCAGTTGGCGGCAAGATGTGGGAGAGCAAAGTGTTATAGGGGCCATGACGGTGAACAAAATCAATGAGGGCCGTTGGCACACCACTACAGGGGTTAATGGTCGCTTCAGCACTCCACGATTTTTGGGAAACCGAAATCTCGATGTTGGTGGAGCCTTTATTCAAACTTACAATACAGATGAAGGTTTTGATAATAAGGCATGGGCATATAGGGTATTCGCTCAATATCCCAATGACAAGCTCAATATTTTTACGAGTATGCAGCGCAGCCCGATACCCTTTGAGCCCGAAGTAGGACTTGAGCGAAGATCAAATTTCAGAGAGTACTTCGCTACAATAGGTTTGCGGCCAAGGCCGACAAAGAGTTTTACATGGATCAGACAATTTGATTTCTCACCGGGTACAATTACCTACACGCAGTATGACGACACGGAGGAGCTTCAATCGTTTGAGTATGAGGTGCGCTTTCTGGCATTCGATACCCGAAAGGGGGAATCAGTCTCTTTCAGTTACCTCAATCGTGCTGAAGGGTTGATTGAAGATTTTGAAATCTTTCCCGGGGTGATTATTCCCAAAGAGACCTACTGGTGGAATGCATGGAGTGCCAGATTTCAGACTTTCAAAGGGAGGGAGTTAAGCTTGGATACTCGTTTTCAATTCGGTGAGTTTTTTACCGGTACCACTTTTCAAAGTACTTCCTCAATACTCTGGCGAGCATCGAATAATTTCAATATTAATCTACGGTATGAAAAGAACATTATCGATTTACCTGACGGTAATTTTGAAACGGATTTAGTAGGATCCAGAATTGAATATGCCTTCTCGCCAAATGTATTCGGCTCCTTATTGAATCAGTGGAATACTGCCAATGATGAGCTGAACGTGAACTTCCGGTTGCAGGTGATACCCAAAATTGGAACAGACTTTTTCTTGATTGTCAATCAAATTTACGATACCCAATCGGGTAAACTTGATCCCGAACGCGGAACGATCTTGGCTAAGTTGATTTGGCGATTCGTGCTCTAA